Within Ovis aries strain OAR_USU_Benz2616 breed Rambouillet chromosome 3, ARS-UI_Ramb_v3.0, whole genome shotgun sequence, the genomic segment ATCTGGAATTTTATGTTGAAATCTTCCCTTGGATACCTGGATTAAGTGAAGTGTCAGTTTAAATGTTTGATGGTTAATAAAAAATTTTGGCCACAACCAAAAGTGATGATACAGAACCAAAGGATCTTAACACTAAGTCAATAGTAAAGATACTAGTCAACACAAATGTGCCgattatgtgccagacattttTCTAAATGCTTCTTTCACATTTTAATCTATTTGATTTGAGACAACTCTATGAGATTATCCTCATCTCTTATGAGGAAGATGATATACAGAGATTTTAAACTTGCTCAATGATGTCTAGTAAGTGTAAAAAGATTTTAAACCCAGTCTGGTTCCAGGGGCAATTCTTAAGTATCTTATCCTTTCTATAGAAACTTCAACTCTAATAGTTGAGAAAAGCAAGTGAAATGTATAGGTTCCTATTAAATGGGATGCTACCCAGTGTAATGGGAAGAGCACAACttgcaaaacaaaaatgtatatcCTGCATGCAGCCCATTGAAATTCTTTGACCCTGTATCACTGCAGAATGAATTCCTAGTTGCCAAACCCAACTAGTTCTTTTGAGCCCTTATTTTATAGCATAGTTAGGTCATTGATACTATTGACCACTCTCTCCTTAATACTCTACTTGGTTCTTGCAGAGTGTATGTTCTTTGGTCTTCTCCTTATTCCTCTGCTGTTTCCCAAgatggtttatttttttctacctgcTCCATACACATTGCTGTTTTCTTGGGTTCCTTCCCTCTTACTAGGCAAGATtacctgtgtgcatgctaagttgctttagacGTGAACTTTtgggacgctatggactgtaatccaccaggttcctcttttcatgggattttccaggcaagaatactggagtgggttgccatgcccttcaaggaatcttcctgacccagggatggtaGCCAGGTCTCTGGTCTgctgcactggcgggcaggttctttactactagcgccacctgggaaaccacagGCACTTCAAATCAAACTTTCTCTAATTATCTTATGTACctgctttctctttttaagtTCTTTGTAGTTCTTGCTACCAAACAGTAGAAAACTTTCACTATCACGCAGAAAAATAAGAACTAATGTGTGCTGGTTGGAGAAAGTCTGGGGAAGTAGCTTCATGCTGACCAGCAGCCACGTTTGTTCTAATAGATTAAGGGTTTCCTCCACCCTGCTCCCAAATACCTTAAATAAAGTCAATACTACATTAAAGGATGTcctatttattttatgatttttcgtGTTCAAGGACCACACACTTACCTCTGCCCTGCCTCCACTCCCATCCAAGGCCATGAAAACTGGTTCTTCTCTCTGTATTCATCTCTTTATTcgcctctttttttcccttcctcaccTGAAACCTCCCTCACCTGCAGTACCACAAAAGAAACATGCTGtgtaatacaaatatataatggATAGCCTTCCTTCCTACTTTACCCTAGGAATTCTACGGAATTCTATGTTTCCCAACCTTTTCTACACTCTACGGATGTTTCTGTCAACCTCTTCCACTTTAAAGGCAATTCCACctacattttacatttctaaagtaaagtcgctcagtcgagcccGACTCTTTgaggacagtagcctgcaccaagctcctcggtccatgagattttcaaggcaagagtactggagtgggttgccatttcctgctccagggaatcttcccaactcagggactgaacccaggtctctcgcattgtagacagacactttaccgtctgagtcaccagggaagtttctagaTGACCTAAATTTATCCCTTCCTGCGTTTTACCCTGTACTAACCAAGACCTATCACACTTTATTGGATTTTTTGCTCATCTGTTTTTAAGTCTTATTTATCTTTGCCTCCTCAATGCCcagcacacattttttaaaagactggtTTACATGAGTGTCTTTCATTGTATCTTTAATTCTGTCCAGATTCCTGACCTGCTGAATCGTCTAAAAACTTCCAATCTCCCTACTGCGGAAGAAAAACCGTTTGACTCTAGAGAAGACTCCTAACTAGCCAAGGTCAGTCAATGTTGCCTCAGGAGGCTACCACTTCCTTAAAACCGCCCCTGAGACTGTCACCTAGCTCAAGGTCCTATCTAAAGAGAGAGCCCAAGGACAGCCAAAGACAGCCCACGTGCTTCCGCACAGGAACTCGGCCCCTTTCCCAAACGCAGTTCCTCAAAGTGCTCTCTCCGACTGACATCCCTGTTGTCCAATTATGTTTCAAAGCTCTGAGGGTGGCACCGAGCCAGTCACTGTCCAATAAAAAAAGGAACTCAGATTAGCACGAATTTTGGCCAATGGTTGAGAAGATGAGAGACTAGTGGCCTATAGGAGCAGCGCCAGAGTGATAAGCAGAAAAATTACCCAATGGTCGTGCCTACTGCAGAGTCGGTCTCGCCTCCAACTGCTGGCAGTTGGAGGCCAGACCGCTGCAGTGCTCAGTCTCCACCCGGGCTCCGCCATGTTGGGACTTGTGGGTCGTGTGGCTGCTGCCTCGGCCTCCGGGGCCTTGCGGGGAGTCAACCCTTCAGCGCCGCTACCGCAAGCCCAGCTCTTACTGCGGGCCGCTCCTGCAGCGCTCCAGCCTGGTAAGTGCCTTGCTCTGGCAGCTGGGTTCGGTTCTGTCGTCCCATGACCTTGAGCCTGGGGCCGATAGTTGCTCCGGCCTAAGGGATCTGTGGTGCTAGAAGGACGCCAGCGCCAGCGCCCGCGCCCTGCCCTCTAACGGCGGAAGAACAAGAACAGGGACGATCTAATTCCGTCTTATTTTGGAAGAGGGGCGCTGTGTGACGTAGTAGTGCGAGCAGGTGCATTGACCTTCCCGTGAAATGGGGGCACCGCGCGCCCTCTCGAATAATGGAGTTATGTGCATGAGGATGGGAAGATGGTGCAGGCTCGCTCTCCGCTTCCAGCGCGGCCCTCCCTCTGGACCCGCCTTCCGTGCAAGCGGAAGGGGGCCGGGCCTGGGCTGCGTTCACCAGTAACTTGTGAGTTAAGTCCGGGCGTCCGATGACCTTTAACTGTCCTAACCCCAACTTCTTCAACATCTTTTTGGTCTGTTAGCCAGAGACTATGCCGCTCAAGCATCTCCATCGCCAAAGGCCGGCGGCGCCACTGGGCGCATCGTGGCGGTCATTGGTGCAGTGGTGGACGTCCAGTTTGATGAGGGACTGCCTCCCATCCTAAATGCCCTGGAGGTGCAAGGCAGGGAGACCAGGCTGGTTTTGGAGGTGGCCCAGCATTTGGGTAAGTAGAGTTTGTTAGGAATAGTAAAGATCTTGTTCGACCCAAATATCCCTCAAAACCAGGCTGTCTTCTATGATGATTTTATCAAAATGACTTTCGTTCTTCTGAGTTTGCTGAAGCCACGTTTAGATACTGAGAAGAAGTCTTGGTTGACTTAGGTGTTTAATGCCAGCTACAACTTAAATAAATACCACGAAGCCAGTTTGTCCTGTGTAATCCTGCAATGCCTATATCTGACAGGTGAGAGCACCGTAAGGACCATTGCTATGGACGGTACAGAAGGCTTGGTTAGAGGTCAGAAAGTCCTGGATTCTGGTGCACCAATCAGAATTCCTGTTGGCCCTGAGACCTTGGGTAGAATCATGAACGTCATTGGAGAACCTATTGATGAGAGGGGCCCCATCAAAACCAAGCAGTAAGTATTCCTGTTGTTGTATCTACACACAAGGAACTTTTTCCTAGCAGTTTTATACATTAAGGTGGCACCATCTACTATAGCAGAATTTTTCTGCAGAGAATCCCTAAACCACACGATGCAATTTCTAATGAAGAAAATTAATGATGCAGAAATTCtgattataaaaaagagaaaattgaactCCATAGGTTGATTATTTCAGTTCATCTTAATACCAGTGGTGTTTGTATTTCATATTGGTATGTGAAGAAGTGATGTTTAGACTCTGTAAAAGGAAAACTTCATGACAGAGTTGTCAGGGAATGGGATTATTGCTTCCTGAGATAATGAAATTCCTTTTATTGCAGAGTATTTGGGCTTGATGGTGGGTGGTAATTTGTCTAGAGTGTTATATAAAAGATGAGACTGTGAGTAAAGGGTTAGGCTTGAGAATTGAGAAGAACTTTTTAATAAGATGAACAGACACTGATTTTCTTGTCTGCCTTTACAGATTTGCTGCTATTCATGCTGAGGCTCCTGAATTCGTGGAGATGAGTGTTGAGCAGGAAATTCTGGTTACTGGTATCAAGGTTGTGGATTTGCTGGCTCCATATGCCAAGGGTGGCAAAATTGGTATGTTAAGTGACAGGTAGATATTTTCCAAACCTAATGTGGGAAACAAATCCTACCATGTTATGAGTGGGTACTGAGATATGTCCCTCACTGATGAGCACCTTCTGACTTTCGTTCTTCTGAGTTTGCTGAAGCCAGATGCCATTTCTGAGaagggaaaagatggaaagaaacacacaaaaaaatgttttttgaagttTGCTTATATGGAAATGAAAttcttaatttgttttttctCAACCTCTTGTAGGGCTCTTTGGTGGTGCTGGAGTCGGCAAGACAGTACTGATCATGGAGTTAATCAATAATGTTGCCAAAGCCCATGGTGGTTATTCTGTGTTTGCTGGTGTTGGTGAAAGGACCCGTGAGGGCAATGACTTATACCATGAAATGATTGAGTCTGGTGTTATCAACTTAAAAGATGCTACCTCTAAGGTGAGCACTGAGCCGATGTCCATGTAAGTCAGGTCAGGAAACTGTTGAAGTTGacttgttttgtattttcattttattgtcctAGGACCTACAAAGGAAAGTTCTATCAGTATTTTTCCCTGTTGCTAATACACTCATGTACATTgcgttttcctttttaatattagATAGCGTTTCTTGGGTTTTTGTTCTGATATATAGACCCATCATTTGAAAGTTAATTCTGGGGACATTAAACGTTAATGTCTCAACCCTATTTTGTGCTTTTCTCATATTTACAGTTTATTTCCTTCCTGCCAGAAGAATTTTGCctcaataa encodes:
- the ATP5F1B gene encoding ATP synthase subunit beta, mitochondrial; amino-acid sequence: MLGLVGRVAAASASGALRGVNPSAPLPQAQLLLRAAPAALQPARDYAAQASPSPKAGGATGRIVAVIGAVVDVQFDEGLPPILNALEVQGRETRLVLEVAQHLGESTVRTIAMDGTEGLVRGQKVLDSGAPIRIPVGPETLGRIMNVIGEPIDERGPIKTKQFAAIHAEAPEFVEMSVEQEILVTGIKVVDLLAPYAKGGKIGLFGGAGVGKTVLIMELINNVAKAHGGYSVFAGVGERTREGNDLYHEMIESGVINLKDATSKVALVYGQMNEPPGARARVALTGLTVAEYFRDQEGQDVLLFIDNIFRFTQAGSEVSALLGRIPSAVGYQPTLATDMGTMQERITTTKKGSITSVQAIYVPADDLTDPAPATTFAHLDATTVLSRAIAELGIYPAVDPLDSTSRIMDPNIVGSEHYDVARGVQKILQDYKSLQDIIAILGMDELSEEDKLTVSRARKIQRFLSQPFQVAEVFTGHLGKLVPLKETIKGFQQILAGEFDHLPEQAFYMVGPIEEAVAKADKLAEEHS